From the Misgurnus anguillicaudatus chromosome 17, ASM2758022v2, whole genome shotgun sequence genome, one window contains:
- the LOC129451722 gene encoding interleukin-1 receptor-like 1: MSLEKIGTEEHERVHYHRSVLYILQLTLEDTGRYITQEWFSDQTCREFEGDLVVYEEFSPNLLYSDISISRESSNSIPCPVCENQNGTFIWYKNFSLISTQESGDIFRIRNASKENEGIYTCVCTWEHHGRKYNTSGSRPVYITEPSAIIPPQIILPVNNSIFYVDMGTEIVLTCSVFTGSFGKDKCWCDWERNGTTLSEVLGYEVEYREDDEFIHAVLTISEVSQVDLSVFQCIADYSYEVMFVSVTLKSRDVGVSSLTLISVCVCVLFLFLLITGAVNMFAVDFVLLVRGIFKKLNRKEDGKVYDAYVIYQRNNLDETSEKSLSEFINEELPTVLEKNYGYKLFIPGRDDLPGEDCMNLIETKIELSRRLIFMITPGNREQEHSGSPEAYDVQVGLHQALVQGDTAVILIQLEEIQDYTHLPLGLQHLLKNNPPLQWRDGEKTNSRFWRQVRYRLPVPSCQKDCLKKTSVKLNYHKIQTENEQI; the protein is encoded by the exons ATGGTTTTCGGATCAAACTTGTCGTGAATTTGAAGGGGACCTTGTGGTTTATGAAGAGTTTAGCCCAAATCTTTTATATTCTGACATTTCAATATCAAGGGAAAGCTCGAATTCAATTCCCTGTCCTGTGTGTGAAAATCAAAACGGAACATTCATCTGGTATAAG AATTTCTCTCTCATTTCAACTCAAGAGTCTGGGGATATTTTCCGCATTCGTAATGCTTCAAAAGAAAACGAAGGTATTTACACGTGTGTTTGTACATGGGAACATCACGGCAGAAAGTACAACACCTCTGGATCTCGTCCAGTTTACATTACAG AACCATCTGCCATTATTCCTCCACAGATCATTCTTCCTGTCAATAACTCCATTTTTTATGTTGATATGG GTACAGAAATTGTCCTCACATGTTCTGTGTTCACTGGATCCTTCGGGAAAGATAAGTGCTGGTGTGACTGGGAAAGAAACGGGACCACGCTGAGTGAAGTGCTTGGATATGAAGTGGAATACAG AGAGGATGATGAGTTCATTCATGCAGTTCTGACCATCAGTGAAGTTTCTCAGGTGGACCTGTCTGTGTTTCAGTGTATTGCTGATTACTCGTATGAAGTGATGTTTGTATCGGTCACTTTGAAGAGCAGAG ATGTGGGAGTATCGAGTCTGACGCTGATctcagtttgtgtttgtgtgctgtTTCTCTTTCTGCTGATCACCGGAGCAGTCAACATGTTCGCTGTAGATTTTGTGCTTTTAGTCAGAGGAATTTTCAAGAAGCTCAACAGAAAAGAAG ATGGGAAAGTGTATGACGCTTATGTGATTTACCAGAGAAACAACTTAGACGAGACATCAGAAAAAAGTTTAAGTGAATTTATTAATGAAGAACTTCCTACGGTACTGGAGAAAAACTACGGCTACAAACTTTTCATTCCTGGTAGAGATGATCTACCAGGCGAAG ACTGCATGAATCTGATCGAAACTAAGATAGAGCTCAGCCGAAGACTTATCTTCATGATCACTCCAGGAAACAGAGAGCAAGAACACAGCGGTTCTCCTGAAGCTTATGATGTTCAGGTGGGACTCCATCAGGCTTTGGTACAGGGAGACACCGCTGTCATCCTCATCCAGTTAGAAGAAATCCAGGACTACACACATCTGCCACTCGGACTGCAGCATCTTCTCAAAAACAATCCTCCTTTACAATGGAGAGATGGAGAAAAAACAAATTCAAGGTTTTGGAGACAAGTGCGCTACAGATTACCCGTTCCATCATGTCAGAAAGACTGTCTGAAGAAAACATCTGTAAAATTAAACTATCACAAGATTCAGACTGAAAATGAACAAATATGA